In Doryrhamphus excisus isolate RoL2022-K1 chromosome 21, RoL_Dexc_1.0, whole genome shotgun sequence, a single genomic region encodes these proteins:
- the skida1 gene encoding SKI/DACH domain-containing protein 1, with translation MGDLECGFEEMQGVRLGYLLIQGKQMFALSQVFTELLKNIPRTTVHKRMDHLNVKKHHCDLDELRKLKAINSIAFHAAKCTLISREDVEALYVSCKTERVLKSGSNKRKATSCVTAERLASTELLRADAELWQEKVWLSLHGVHDKAAKGRREPCDSKLPHFYHKTHGRDYRSATKSTHRHFKNYETAKLQGNRVTFSQRHSFFRSAPAAALQSAMAAQSRLSRTAGDVHHKRKRRREGGGGRDGVRHPWRSRHHQHVPPVLLVQPKSSITHRSAFGAFQLSPDFYIHHHHLQPSFPESSDTESSTYSDRAYPDSDFGSGLSTTSSSDEEEDDDDEDDTQSESTDVSSDEEEEEESSSHSDSSSVSSRVSVQSIRFRRARVGTLAKTLNPINAPLVLQPTFHYNNQQHQDSSPLQAHAASTHEKWQFRNHSGSIPKLHSVIFTETKWDKEGPKQALHAPRRTFVCPINEHKDHKVPYNDERGVRSTGPRLTPPKKIKTEAEESSVTASPAPESGSKVARTPPPGLHKVKLKVEECCDEYEHHSQPAAAKCKEPQSSTEAPLEVRTPDVSPASQGHMSSHEPLDEVEARGKNCKAPTLARRSRLSRAQSKQARATRAASSSSSSCGSQPCEEASVEDLPSRRKRSGANAATWTGKMPFSLMANFPFSASLVVGSDGDLCPAYSLNSLKGAGPPPPSHPVWSWQPGGHILPPPHAHRTRRY, from the coding sequence ATGGGCGACCTGGAGTGTGGCTTTGAGGAAATGCAAGGAGTCAGACTGGGCTACCTGCTCATCCAAGGCAAGCAAATGTTTGCTTTGTCTCAGGTCTTCACCGAGCTGCTCAAGAACATTCCACGCACCACCGTGCACAAGCGCATGGACCACCTGAACGTGAAGAAGCACCACTGTGACCTGGACGAGCTGCGCAAGCTCAAAGCAATAAACTCCATCGCGTTCCACGCAGCCAAGTGCACTCTCATATCTCGGGAGGACGTGGAGGCTCTGTACGTCTCCTGCAAAACCGAGCGGGTGTTGAAGTCCGGCAGCAACAAAAGGAAAGCGACGTCGTGCGTCACCGCGGAACGCCTCGCGTCCACGGAGCTCCTCCGTGCGGACGCAGAGCTCTGGCAGGAAAAAGTTTGGTTGAGTTTGCACGGCGTGCACGACAAAGCGGCGAAGGGGAGGCGAGAACCCTGCGACTCCAAACTACCTCACTTTTACCACAAAACCCACGGACGGGATTACCGCTCGGCCACGAAGTCCACTCACAGACACTTTAAAAACTATGAAACAGCCAAGTTGCAAGGGAACCGGGTGACATTCAGCCAGAGGCACTCGTTTTTCCGGAGCGCTCCTGCAGCAGCGCTCCAGTCCGCCATGGCTGCTCAGTCCAGGCTCTCTCGCACAGCCGGCGACGTTCATCACAAAAGGAAGAGGCGGCGCGAAGGGGGCGGCGGCAGGGACGGCGTGAGACACCCCTGGAGGAGCAGACACCACCAACACGTCCCGCCGGTTCTACTCGTCCAACCCAAATCATCCATTACGCACCGGAGCGCTTTTGGTGCCTTCCAGCTCAGCCCGGACTTCTACattcaccatcatcatctccaGCCGAGCTTCCCGGAGAGCAGCGACACCGAGTCCAGCACCTATTCAGACCGCGCCTACCCGGACTCGGATTTTGGTTCCGGATTATCCACCACCAGCAGCtcagacgaggaggaggatgacgacGACGAGGATGACACCCAGTCAGAAAGCACTGATGTCAGCtcggatgaggaggaagaggaggagagctCTTCTCATTCTGACTCCAGTTCCGTATCCAGCCGGGTTTCGGTTCAAAGCATCCGGTTCAGACGAGCCCGAGTGGGAACCCTCGCCAAAACCCTTAACCCAATTAACGCTCCTCTGGTTCTGCAGCCCACTTTCCACTACAACAACCAGCAGCACCAGGACAGCTCACCACTGCAGGCCCATGCAGCATCCACACACGAGAAGTGGCAATTTAGGAATCACTCCGGATCCATACCTAAATTACACTCAGTGATTTTCACCGAGACCAAATGGGACAAAGAGGGACCAAAGCAGGCCCTCCACGCACCACGCAGGACGTTCGTGTGTCCCATCAACGAGCACAAAGACCACAAAGTACCCTATAACGATGAAAGGGGTGTGAGATCCACAGGACCTAGACTCACTCCGCCTAAGAAAATAAAGACCGAGGCGGAGGAGTCCTCTGTGACGGCCTCCCCCGCCCCCGAGAGCGGCTCCAAGGTAGCCAGGACGCCGCCCCCTGGTCTCCATAAAGTGAAGTTAAAAGTGGAAGAGTGTTGCGATGAATACGAACACCACAGCCAGCCTGCTGCAGCCAAATGCAAAGAACCACAGAGCAGCACTGAAGCGCCATTGGAAGTTCGAACCCCGGATGTGTCCCCCGCGTCACAGGGACACATGAGCAGTCATGAACCGCTCGATGAAGTGGAAGCGAGAGGTAAAAATTGCAAGGCTCCAACCCTGGCCAGGAGATCCAGGCTTTCCAGGGCGCAATCAAAACAAGCCAGGGCCACCAGggctgcttcctcctcctcctcctcttgcgGCTCCCAGCCTTGCGAAGAAGCCTCCGTGGAGGATTTACCCAGCCGACGTAAACGCAGCGGTGCGAACGCCGCGACATGGACCGGAAAAATGCCTTTCAGTTTGATGGCCAACTTCCCATTCTCGGCGTCGCTGGTTGTTGGCAGCGACGGGGATCTGTGCCCGGCTTACTCCCTCAACTCTCTGAAGGGCGCCGGGCCTCCCCCTCCGTCTCACCCCGTGTGGAGCTGGCAGCCAGGCGGACATATTCTCCCTCCCCCACACGCTCACAGAACGAGGAGATACTga